One genomic region from Plasmodium cynomolgi strain B DNA, scaffold: 0921, whole genome shotgun sequence encodes:
- a CDS encoding hypothetical protein (putative) produces the protein MSEIKKDIEIWQKEYPFLDDVWNTYKIFDNAVEDDKNLYNSLCNLNLENLCVELSEYQDFCKKLMRNLGYFSLEPKGKQLSSKRCYILYNWIYNSIDENNITENIVNKCFEAYKNYMNKTGSPIICENILKYEIYDPRKIILINVFSDNKDVIINTLIDMEKNIINNPRHNFVCECVKIYKEMNEKYCRYLDKEKKRSTCSILSAFKEEYKIYFFDEDYEKYKIPSLDNIVQDLSTKCRKNENLLQLDSVVGETHVSYPESDLLTATEGPRDILTDNTTITHGNVDSPMKKIVTTAISTFAGASLPLALLYKVNTKFYLNICKILNTYNYSMFS, from the exons atgtcggaaattaaaaaggatataGAAATTTGGCAAAAGGAG TATCCCTTTTTAGATGATGTATggaatacatataaaatttttgataatgCTGTGGAAGAtgacaaaaatttatataattcctTGTGTAACTTAAATTTAGAGAATCTGTGCGTGGAATTAAGTGAGTACCAAGATTTTTGTAAGAAACTTATGAGAAATTTAGGATACTTTTCTTTAGAACCAAAAGGTAAGCAGCTTAGTAGTAAGcgttgttatattttatacaactgGATATATAATTCGAtagatgaaaataatattacaGAAAATATTGTTAATAAATGCTTTGAAGCATAtaagaattatatgaataaaacAGGAAGTCCTATaatatgtgaaaatattttaaaatatgaaatttaTGATCCAAGAAagataatattaataaatgtttttaGTGATAATAAGGATGTTATTATCAATACTTTAATtgatatggaaaaaaatataattaataatcCTCGACATAATTTTGTGTGTGAatgtgttaaaatatataaagaaatgaatgaaaaatattgccGTTATTTggataaagaaaagaaacgTTCTACTTGTAGCATATTAAGTGCATTTAAGgaagaatataaaatttatttttttgatgaagATTACGAAAAGTATAAAATACCATCTCTAGATAATATAGTTCAGGATTTATCAACTAAAtgtcgaaaaaatgaaaacctATTGCAATTAGATTCCGTTGTCGGTGAAACTCATGTGAGTTATCCTGAAAGTGATTTACTCACAGCTACTGAAGGACCAAGAGATATTTTAACAGATAATACAACCATAACTCATGGAAATGTAGATAGTCcaatgaagaaaattgtaACTACAGCAATTAGTACATTTGCTGGTGCATCATTACCATTAGCgcttttatataaggttaatacaaaattttatttaaacatatgcaaaatattgaATACCTATAATTATTCGATGTTCtcataa